One genomic window of Glycine soja cultivar W05 chromosome 9, ASM419377v2, whole genome shotgun sequence includes the following:
- the LOC114367777 gene encoding glutathione S-transferase T3-like: MFGGVSMMSNGGDCLDQQVQTLVGFVAESQVPSFCSQVNLQNVPINEDISLSGCVDSKQRFSMDEDKLLMNAWLNVSKDPIVGVDQKGWLLKSESSEDDVINDALAIFIRDQGEAFKYEYACREARNQAKWLAVYGEGSSKRTKKSALRAYTSSSQSDITTNSEI, translated from the exons ATGTTTGGTGGTGTTTCAATGATGAGCAATGGTGGAGATTGTTTAGATCAACAAGTGCAAACACTAGTTGGATTTGTAGCGGAGTCTCAAGTCCCTTCGTTTTGCTCCCAAGTTAACTTGCAAAATGTTCCAATCAATGAAGATATAAGCTTGAGTGGTTGTGTAGATTCTAAACAAAGGTTTAGCATGGATGAAGATAAACTACTTATGAATGCATGGTTGAATGTTTCAAAGGACCCAATTGTTGGGGTTGATCAAAAGGGATGGCTTTTG AAAAGTGAGAGCTCTGAGGATGATGTCATCAATGATGCCTTAGCCATTTTTATTCGAGATCAAGGAGAAGCATTCAAATATGAGTATGCATGTCGTGAAGCGAGGAACCAAGCTAAATGGCTTGCAGTGTACGGTGAAGGTTCTTCAAAAAGAACAAAGAAATCGGCTTTAAGGGCATACACGTCATCATCTCAATCAGACATAACAACAAATTCAGAAATTTGA